In the Brachyhypopomus gauderio isolate BG-103 chromosome 4, BGAUD_0.2, whole genome shotgun sequence genome, one interval contains:
- the lrrc3 gene encoding leucine-rich repeat-containing protein 3: MCYPGGTCMSMKHFSSFVLGLNFTALFLSTVASACPKTCLCTERGGLVAVQCASRNLETIPTDLPRDTVSLLLSSNYITTIPSQAFKGLPHLQELDLSRNAIENVDAGAFQGVAESLRMLDLSHNRLRGVPKEAFARLRASIGLANNPWHCECALQEVLRELRLDPETANEVNCRTAIQEEYAGRPVIQVLDSGINFCNFHHKTTDVAMFVTMFGWFAMVIAYVIYYVRHNQEDARRHLEYLKSLPSSTQISKDFDTISTVV, encoded by the coding sequence ATGTGTTACCCTGGAGGGACCTGCATGTCTATGAAACATTTTTCCTCCTTTGTGTTGGGATTGAATTTTACAGCTCTCTTCCTGAGCACGGTAGCGTCCGCGTGTCCAAAGACCTGCCTGTGCACAGAGAGAGGCGGACTGGTGGCGGTGCAGTGCGCCTCCCGCAACCTGGAGACCATCCCCACCGACCTGCCTCGCGACACCGTGTCTCTGCTGCTTTCCTCCAATTACATCACCACCATCCCCAGTCAAGCCTTCAAGGGACTTCCTCACCTGCAGGAGCTGGACCTGTCCCGGAACGCCATCGAGAACGTGGACGCCGGCGCCTTCCAAGGGGTGGCGGAGAGTCTGCGCATGCTCGACCTGTCCCACAACCGCCTGCGCGGCGTGCCGAAGGAGGCCTTCGCCCGGCTACGCGCCAGCATCGGCCTGGCCAACAACCCGTGGCACTGCGAGTGCGCGCTGCAAGAGGTGCTGCGTGAGCTCCGGCTCGACCCGGAGACGGCCAACGAGGTCAACTGCCGCACGGCCATCCAGGAGGAGTACGCCGGCCGGCCCGTCATCCAGGTGCTCGACTCCGGCATCAACTTCTGCAActtccaccataagaccacagACGTGGCCATGTTTGTCACCATGTTTGGATGGTTCGCCATGGTAATCGCCTACGTCATCTACTATGTGCGGCACAACCAGGAGGACGCCCGCAGGCATCTGGAGTATCTTAAGTCTCTGCCAAGCAGCACCCAAATTAGCAAAGACTTTGACACAATCAGCACTGTTGTGTAG